In Equus caballus isolate H_3958 breed thoroughbred chromosome 25, TB-T2T, whole genome shotgun sequence, one DNA window encodes the following:
- the DAB2IP gene encoding disabled homolog 2-interacting protein isoform X22 — translation MSVRSHLMPRLKESRSHESLLSPSSAVEALDLSMEEEVVIKPVHSSILGQDYCFEVTTSSGSKCFSCRSAAERDKWMENLRRAVHPNKDNSRRVEHILKLWVIEAKDLPAKKKYLCELCLDDVLYARTTGKLKTDNVFWGEHFEFHNLPPLRTVTVHLYRETDKKKKKERNSYLGLVSLPAASVAGRQFVEKWYPVVTPNPKGGKGPGPMIRIKARYQTITILPMEMYKEFAEHITNHYLGLCAALEPILSAKTKEEMASALVHILQSTGKVKDFLTDLMMSEVDRCGDNEHLIFRENTLATKAIEEYLKLVGQKYLQDALGEFIKALYESDENCEVDPSKCSAADLPEHQGNLKMCCELAFCKIINSYCVFPRELKEVFASWRQECSSRGRPDISERLISASLFLRFLCPAIMSPSLFNLLQEYPDDRTARTLTLIAKVTQNLANFAKFGSKEEYMSFMNQFLEHEWTNMQRFLLEISNPETISNTAGFEGYIDLGRELSSLHSLLWEAVSQLEQSIVSKLGPLPRILRDVHTALSTPGSGQLTGTNDLASTPGSGSSSISAGLQKMVIENDLSGLIDFTRLPSPTPENKDLFFVTRSSGVQPSPARSSSYSEANEPDLQMANGGKSLSMVDLQDARTLDGEAGSPAGPDALTTDGQTPATQLVAGWPARAAPVSLAGLATVRRAGQTPTTPGTSEGAPGRPQLLAPLSFQNPVYQMAAGLPLSPRGLGDSGSEGHSSLSSHSNSEELAAAAKLGSFSSAAEELGRRPGELARRQMSLTEKAGQPTVPRQNSAGPQRRIDQPPPPPPPPPPAPRGRTPPTLLSTLQYPRPSSGTLASASPDWAGPGARLRQQSSSSKGDSPELKPRAVHKQGPSPVSPNALDRTAAWLLTMNAQLLEDEGLGPDPPHRDRLRSKEELSQAEKDLAVLQDKLRISTKKLEEYETLFKCQEETTQKLVLEYQARLEEGEERLRRQQEDKDIQMKGIISRLMSVEEELKKDHAEMQAAVDSKQKIIDAQEKRIASLDAANARLMSALTQLKERYSMQARNGISPTNPTKLQITENGEFRNSSNC, via the exons ATGAGTGTTAG GTCCCATCTGATGCCGAGGCTGAAGGAGTCTCGCTCCCACGAGTCCCTGCTCAGCCCCAGCAGCGCGGTGGAGGCGCTGGACCTCAGCATGGAGGAGGAGGTTGTCATCAAGCCCGTGCACAGCAGCATCCTAGGCCAGGACTACTGCTTCGAG GTGACAACATCATCAGGAAGCAAGTGCTTCTCCTGCCGGTCAGCAGCCGAGCGGGATAAGTGGATGGAGAACCTGCGGCGCGCGGTGCACCCCAACAAG GACAACAGCCGGCGTGTGGAGCACATCCTGAAGCTGTGGGTGATTGAGGCCAAGGACTTGCCAGCCAAGAAGAAGTACCTGTGTGAGCTGTGCCTGGACGATGTGCTCTATGCCCGCACCACGGGCAAGCTCAAGACGGACAATGTCTTCTGGGGCGAGCACTTTGAGTTCCACAACCTGCCACCCCTGCGCACCGTCACCGTCCACCTGTACCGGGAGActgacaagaagaagaagaaggaacgCAACAGTTACCTGGGCCTGGTGAGCCTGCCTGCTGCCTCAGTGGCTGGGCGGCAGTTCGTGGAGAAGTGGTACCCAGTGGTGACGCCCAACCCCAAGGGCGGCAAGGGCCCCGGTCCCATGATCCGCATCAAGGCACGTTACCAGACCATCACCATCCTGCCCATGGAGATGTACAAGGAGTTTGCCGAGCACATCACCAACCACTACCTGGGGCTCTGTGCAGCCCTCGAGCCCATCCTCAGTGCCAAGACCAAGGAGGAGATGGCGTCGGCCCTGGTGCATATCCTGCAGAGCACAGGCAAGGTGAAG gacTTCCTGACGGACCTGATGATGTCAGAGGTGGACCGTTGTGGGGACAATGAGCATCTCATCTTCCGGGAGAACACGCTGGCCACCAAGGCCATTGAGGAGTACCTTAAGCTGGTGGGCCAGAAGTACCTGCAGGACGCACTAG GTGAGTTCATCAAAGCGCTGTATGAGTCAGATGAGAACTGTGAGGTGGACCCAAGCAAGTGCTCGGCCGCGGACCTCCCGGAGCACCAGGGCAACCTCAAGATGTGCTGCGAGCTGGCCTTCTGCAAGATCATCAACTCCTACTG CGTCTTCCCTCGGGAGCTGAAAGAGGTGTTTGCCTCGTGGCGGCAGGAGTGCAGCAGCCGCGGCCGGCCCGACATCAGCGAGCGGCTCATCAGTGCCTCCCTGTTTCTGCGCTTCCTCTGCCCGGCCATCATGTCACCCTCACTCTTCAACCTGCTGCAGGAGTACCCCGATGACCGCACTGCCCGCACCCTCACCCTCATCGCCAAGGTGACCCAGAACCTGGCCAACTTCGCCAA GTTTGGCAGCAAGGAGGAGTACATGTCGTTCATGAACCAGTTCCTGGAGCATGAGTGGACCAACATGCAGCGCTTCCTGCTGGAGATCTCCAACCCCGAGACCATCTCCAACACGGCGGGCTTTGAGGGCTACATTGACCTGGGCCGTGAGCTCTCCAGCCTGCACTCGCTGCTCTGGGAGGCCGTCAGCCAGCTGGAGCAG AGCATTGTGTCCAAACTGGGGCCTCTGCCTCGAATTCTGAGGGACGTCCACACAGCACTGAGCACCCCGGGCAGTGGGCAGCTCACAGGGACCAACGACCTGGCCTCCACGCCTGGCtctggcagcagcagcatctcagCTGGGCTGCAGAAGATGGTGATCGAGAATGATCTCTCTGG TCTGATAGATTTCACCCGGTTACCGTCTCCAACCCCCGAAAACAAGGACTTGTTTTTTGTCACAAGGTCCTCCGGGGTCCAGCCCTCACCTGCCCGCAGCTCGAGTTATTCGGAAGCCAACGAGCCCGATCTTCAGATGGCCAACGGTGGCAAGAGCCTATCCATGGTGGACCTCCAAGACGCCCGCACGCTGGACGGGGAGGCGGGCTCCCCGGCGGGCCCTGACGCCCTCACCACCGACGGGCAGACACCTGCAACTCAGCTGGTGGCTGGGTGGCCAGCCCGGGCAGCCCCAGTGAGCCTGGCAGGGCTGGCCACTGTCCGGCGGGCAGGCCAGACGCCAACCACGCCGGGTACCTCCGAAGgcgcaccaggccggccccagctgTTGGCACCGCTCTCCTTCCAGAACCCCGTGTACCAGATGGCGGCTGGCCTGCCGCTGTCGCCCCGTGGCCTTGGCGACTCAGGCTCTGAGGGTCACAGCTCCCTGAGCTCCCACAGCAACAGTGAGGAGTTGGCGGCTGCTGCCAAGCTGGGAAGTTTCAGCAGTGCTGCCGAGGAGCTTGGGCGGCGGCCTGGGGAGCTGGCACGGCGGCAGATGTCGCTGACTGAAAAGGCCGGGCAGCCCACGGTGCCAAGGCAGAACAGCGCTGGTCCCCAGCGAAGGATCGATCAGCCTCCACCCCCGCCGCCTCCACCACCTCCTGCCCCGCGTGGCCGGACGCCACCCACCCTGCTGAGCACCCTGCAGTACCCACGGCCCTCAAGCGGAACCCTGGCATCGGCCTCGCCTGATTGGGCTGGCCCTGGAGCCCGGCTGCGGCAACAGTCCTCCTCCTCCAAGGGCGATAGCCCTGAGCTGAAGCCTCGTGCGGTGCACAAGCAG GGCCCTTCACCTGTGAGCCCCAATGCCCTGGACCGCACGGCTGCTTGGCTTTTGACCATGAACGCGCAGTTGTTAGAAGACGAGGGCCTGGGCCCAGATCCCCCCCACAGGGATAGGCTAAGGAGTAAGGAGGAGCTCAGCCAAGCAGAAAAG GACCTGGCAGTGCTGCAGGACAAGTTGCGAATCTCCACCAAGAAGCTGGAGGAGTATGAGACCCTGTTCAAGTGCCAGGAGGAGACGACGCAGAAGCTGGTGCTGGAGTACCAGGCACGGCTCGAGGAGGGTGAGGAGCGGCTACGGCGGCAGCAGGAAGACAAGGACATCCAGATGAAGGGCATCATCAGCAG
- the DAB2IP gene encoding disabled homolog 2-interacting protein isoform X31: MSVRSHLMPRLKESRSHESLLSPSSAVEALDLSMEEEVVIKPVHSSILGQDYCFEVTTSSGSKCFSCRSAAERDKWMENLRRAVHPNKDNSRRVEHILKLWVIEAKDLPAKKKYLCELCLDDVLYARTTGKLKTDNVFWGEHFEFHNLPPLRTVTVHLYRETDKKKKKERNSYLGLVSLPAASVAGRQFVEKWYPVVTPNPKGGKGPGPMIRIKARYQTITILPMEMYKEFAEHITNHYLGLCAALEPILSAKTKEEMASALVHILQSTGKVKDFLTDLMMSEVDRCGDNEHLIFRENTLATKAIEEYLKLVGQKYLQDALGEFIKALYESDENCEVDPSKCSAADLPEHQGNLKMCCELAFCKIINSYCVFPRELKEVFASWRQECSSRGRPDISERLISASLFLRFLCPAIMSPSLFNLLQEYPDDRTARTLTLIAKVTQNLANFAKFGSKEEYMSFMNQFLEHEWTNMQRFLLEISNPETISNTAGFEGYIDLGRELSSLHSLLWEAVSQLEQSIVSKLGPLPRILRDVHTALSTPGSGQLTGTNDLASTPGSGSSSISAGLQKMVIENDLSGSSGVQPSPARSSSYSEANEPDLQMANGGKSLSMVDLQDARTLDGEAGSPAGPDALTTDGQTPATQLVAGWPARAAPVSLAGLATVRRAGQTPTTPGTSEGAPGRPQLLAPLSFQNPVYQMAAGLPLSPRGLGDSGSEGHSSLSSHSNSEELAAAAKLGSFSSAAEELGRRPGELARRQMSLTEKAGQPTVPRQNSAGPQRRIDQPPPPPPPPPPAPRGRTPPTLLSTLQYPRPSSGTLASASPDWAGPGARLRQQSSSSKGDSPELKPRAVHKQGPSPVSPNALDRTAAWLLTMNAQLLEDEGLGPDPPHRDRLRSKEELSQAEKDLAVLQDKLRISTKKLEEYETLFKCQEETTQKLVLEYQARLEEGEERLRRQQEDKDIQMKGIISRLMSVEEELKKDHAEMQAAVDSKQKIIDAQEKRIASLDAANARLMSALTQLKESMH; this comes from the exons ATGAGTGTTAG GTCCCATCTGATGCCGAGGCTGAAGGAGTCTCGCTCCCACGAGTCCCTGCTCAGCCCCAGCAGCGCGGTGGAGGCGCTGGACCTCAGCATGGAGGAGGAGGTTGTCATCAAGCCCGTGCACAGCAGCATCCTAGGCCAGGACTACTGCTTCGAG GTGACAACATCATCAGGAAGCAAGTGCTTCTCCTGCCGGTCAGCAGCCGAGCGGGATAAGTGGATGGAGAACCTGCGGCGCGCGGTGCACCCCAACAAG GACAACAGCCGGCGTGTGGAGCACATCCTGAAGCTGTGGGTGATTGAGGCCAAGGACTTGCCAGCCAAGAAGAAGTACCTGTGTGAGCTGTGCCTGGACGATGTGCTCTATGCCCGCACCACGGGCAAGCTCAAGACGGACAATGTCTTCTGGGGCGAGCACTTTGAGTTCCACAACCTGCCACCCCTGCGCACCGTCACCGTCCACCTGTACCGGGAGActgacaagaagaagaagaaggaacgCAACAGTTACCTGGGCCTGGTGAGCCTGCCTGCTGCCTCAGTGGCTGGGCGGCAGTTCGTGGAGAAGTGGTACCCAGTGGTGACGCCCAACCCCAAGGGCGGCAAGGGCCCCGGTCCCATGATCCGCATCAAGGCACGTTACCAGACCATCACCATCCTGCCCATGGAGATGTACAAGGAGTTTGCCGAGCACATCACCAACCACTACCTGGGGCTCTGTGCAGCCCTCGAGCCCATCCTCAGTGCCAAGACCAAGGAGGAGATGGCGTCGGCCCTGGTGCATATCCTGCAGAGCACAGGCAAGGTGAAG gacTTCCTGACGGACCTGATGATGTCAGAGGTGGACCGTTGTGGGGACAATGAGCATCTCATCTTCCGGGAGAACACGCTGGCCACCAAGGCCATTGAGGAGTACCTTAAGCTGGTGGGCCAGAAGTACCTGCAGGACGCACTAG GTGAGTTCATCAAAGCGCTGTATGAGTCAGATGAGAACTGTGAGGTGGACCCAAGCAAGTGCTCGGCCGCGGACCTCCCGGAGCACCAGGGCAACCTCAAGATGTGCTGCGAGCTGGCCTTCTGCAAGATCATCAACTCCTACTG CGTCTTCCCTCGGGAGCTGAAAGAGGTGTTTGCCTCGTGGCGGCAGGAGTGCAGCAGCCGCGGCCGGCCCGACATCAGCGAGCGGCTCATCAGTGCCTCCCTGTTTCTGCGCTTCCTCTGCCCGGCCATCATGTCACCCTCACTCTTCAACCTGCTGCAGGAGTACCCCGATGACCGCACTGCCCGCACCCTCACCCTCATCGCCAAGGTGACCCAGAACCTGGCCAACTTCGCCAA GTTTGGCAGCAAGGAGGAGTACATGTCGTTCATGAACCAGTTCCTGGAGCATGAGTGGACCAACATGCAGCGCTTCCTGCTGGAGATCTCCAACCCCGAGACCATCTCCAACACGGCGGGCTTTGAGGGCTACATTGACCTGGGCCGTGAGCTCTCCAGCCTGCACTCGCTGCTCTGGGAGGCCGTCAGCCAGCTGGAGCAG AGCATTGTGTCCAAACTGGGGCCTCTGCCTCGAATTCTGAGGGACGTCCACACAGCACTGAGCACCCCGGGCAGTGGGCAGCTCACAGGGACCAACGACCTGGCCTCCACGCCTGGCtctggcagcagcagcatctcagCTGGGCTGCAGAAGATGGTGATCGAGAATGATCTCTCTGG GTCCTCCGGGGTCCAGCCCTCACCTGCCCGCAGCTCGAGTTATTCGGAAGCCAACGAGCCCGATCTTCAGATGGCCAACGGTGGCAAGAGCCTATCCATGGTGGACCTCCAAGACGCCCGCACGCTGGACGGGGAGGCGGGCTCCCCGGCGGGCCCTGACGCCCTCACCACCGACGGGCAGACACCTGCAACTCAGCTGGTGGCTGGGTGGCCAGCCCGGGCAGCCCCAGTGAGCCTGGCAGGGCTGGCCACTGTCCGGCGGGCAGGCCAGACGCCAACCACGCCGGGTACCTCCGAAGgcgcaccaggccggccccagctgTTGGCACCGCTCTCCTTCCAGAACCCCGTGTACCAGATGGCGGCTGGCCTGCCGCTGTCGCCCCGTGGCCTTGGCGACTCAGGCTCTGAGGGTCACAGCTCCCTGAGCTCCCACAGCAACAGTGAGGAGTTGGCGGCTGCTGCCAAGCTGGGAAGTTTCAGCAGTGCTGCCGAGGAGCTTGGGCGGCGGCCTGGGGAGCTGGCACGGCGGCAGATGTCGCTGACTGAAAAGGCCGGGCAGCCCACGGTGCCAAGGCAGAACAGCGCTGGTCCCCAGCGAAGGATCGATCAGCCTCCACCCCCGCCGCCTCCACCACCTCCTGCCCCGCGTGGCCGGACGCCACCCACCCTGCTGAGCACCCTGCAGTACCCACGGCCCTCAAGCGGAACCCTGGCATCGGCCTCGCCTGATTGGGCTGGCCCTGGAGCCCGGCTGCGGCAACAGTCCTCCTCCTCCAAGGGCGATAGCCCTGAGCTGAAGCCTCGTGCGGTGCACAAGCAG GGCCCTTCACCTGTGAGCCCCAATGCCCTGGACCGCACGGCTGCTTGGCTTTTGACCATGAACGCGCAGTTGTTAGAAGACGAGGGCCTGGGCCCAGATCCCCCCCACAGGGATAGGCTAAGGAGTAAGGAGGAGCTCAGCCAAGCAGAAAAG GACCTGGCAGTGCTGCAGGACAAGTTGCGAATCTCCACCAAGAAGCTGGAGGAGTATGAGACCCTGTTCAAGTGCCAGGAGGAGACGACGCAGAAGCTGGTGCTGGAGTACCAGGCACGGCTCGAGGAGGGTGAGGAGCGGCTACGGCGGCAGCAGGAAGACAAGGACATCCAGATGAAGGGCATCATCAGCAG
- the DAB2IP gene encoding disabled homolog 2-interacting protein isoform X33 yields MPFSALSLAGVRTFCTRMRGLVSHLMPRLKESRSHESLLSPSSAVEALDLSMEEEVVIKPVHSSILGQDYCFEVTTSSGSKCFSCRSAAERDKWMENLRRAVHPNKDNSRRVEHILKLWVIEAKDLPAKKKYLCELCLDDVLYARTTGKLKTDNVFWGEHFEFHNLPPLRTVTVHLYRETDKKKKKERNSYLGLVSLPAASVAGRQFVEKWYPVVTPNPKGGKGPGPMIRIKARYQTITILPMEMYKEFAEHITNHYLGLCAALEPILSAKTKEEMASALVHILQSTGKVKDFLTDLMMSEVDRCGDNEHLIFRENTLATKAIEEYLKLVGQKYLQDALGEFIKALYESDENCEVDPSKCSAADLPEHQGNLKMCCELAFCKIINSYCVFPRELKEVFASWRQECSSRGRPDISERLISASLFLRFLCPAIMSPSLFNLLQEYPDDRTARTLTLIAKVTQNLANFAKFGSKEEYMSFMNQFLEHEWTNMQRFLLEISNPETISNTAGFEGYIDLGRELSSLHSLLWEAVSQLEQSIVSKLGPLPRILRDVHTALSTPGSGQLTGTNDLASTPGSGSSSISAGLQKMVIENDLSGLIDFTRLPSPTPENKDLFFVTRSSGVQPSPARSSSYSEANEPDLQMANGGKSLSMVDLQDARTLDGEAGSPAGPDALTTDGQTPATQLVAGWPARAAPVSLAGLATVRRAGQTPTTPGTSEGAPGRPQLLAPLSFQNPVYQMAAGLPLSPRGLGDSGSEGHSSLSSHSNSEELAAAAKLGSFSSAAEELGRRPGELARRQMSLTEKAGQPTVPRQNSAGPQRRIDQPPPPPPPPPPAPRGRTPPTLLSTLQYPRPSSGTLASASPDWAGPGARLRQQSSSSKGDSPELKPRAVHKQDLAVLQDKLRISTKKLEEYETLFKCQEETTQKLVLEYQARLEEGEERLRRQQEDKDIQMKGIISRLMSVEEELKKDHAEMQAAVDSKQKIIDAQEKRIASLDAANARLMSALTQLKESMH; encoded by the exons GTCCCATCTGATGCCGAGGCTGAAGGAGTCTCGCTCCCACGAGTCCCTGCTCAGCCCCAGCAGCGCGGTGGAGGCGCTGGACCTCAGCATGGAGGAGGAGGTTGTCATCAAGCCCGTGCACAGCAGCATCCTAGGCCAGGACTACTGCTTCGAG GTGACAACATCATCAGGAAGCAAGTGCTTCTCCTGCCGGTCAGCAGCCGAGCGGGATAAGTGGATGGAGAACCTGCGGCGCGCGGTGCACCCCAACAAG GACAACAGCCGGCGTGTGGAGCACATCCTGAAGCTGTGGGTGATTGAGGCCAAGGACTTGCCAGCCAAGAAGAAGTACCTGTGTGAGCTGTGCCTGGACGATGTGCTCTATGCCCGCACCACGGGCAAGCTCAAGACGGACAATGTCTTCTGGGGCGAGCACTTTGAGTTCCACAACCTGCCACCCCTGCGCACCGTCACCGTCCACCTGTACCGGGAGActgacaagaagaagaagaaggaacgCAACAGTTACCTGGGCCTGGTGAGCCTGCCTGCTGCCTCAGTGGCTGGGCGGCAGTTCGTGGAGAAGTGGTACCCAGTGGTGACGCCCAACCCCAAGGGCGGCAAGGGCCCCGGTCCCATGATCCGCATCAAGGCACGTTACCAGACCATCACCATCCTGCCCATGGAGATGTACAAGGAGTTTGCCGAGCACATCACCAACCACTACCTGGGGCTCTGTGCAGCCCTCGAGCCCATCCTCAGTGCCAAGACCAAGGAGGAGATGGCGTCGGCCCTGGTGCATATCCTGCAGAGCACAGGCAAGGTGAAG gacTTCCTGACGGACCTGATGATGTCAGAGGTGGACCGTTGTGGGGACAATGAGCATCTCATCTTCCGGGAGAACACGCTGGCCACCAAGGCCATTGAGGAGTACCTTAAGCTGGTGGGCCAGAAGTACCTGCAGGACGCACTAG GTGAGTTCATCAAAGCGCTGTATGAGTCAGATGAGAACTGTGAGGTGGACCCAAGCAAGTGCTCGGCCGCGGACCTCCCGGAGCACCAGGGCAACCTCAAGATGTGCTGCGAGCTGGCCTTCTGCAAGATCATCAACTCCTACTG CGTCTTCCCTCGGGAGCTGAAAGAGGTGTTTGCCTCGTGGCGGCAGGAGTGCAGCAGCCGCGGCCGGCCCGACATCAGCGAGCGGCTCATCAGTGCCTCCCTGTTTCTGCGCTTCCTCTGCCCGGCCATCATGTCACCCTCACTCTTCAACCTGCTGCAGGAGTACCCCGATGACCGCACTGCCCGCACCCTCACCCTCATCGCCAAGGTGACCCAGAACCTGGCCAACTTCGCCAA GTTTGGCAGCAAGGAGGAGTACATGTCGTTCATGAACCAGTTCCTGGAGCATGAGTGGACCAACATGCAGCGCTTCCTGCTGGAGATCTCCAACCCCGAGACCATCTCCAACACGGCGGGCTTTGAGGGCTACATTGACCTGGGCCGTGAGCTCTCCAGCCTGCACTCGCTGCTCTGGGAGGCCGTCAGCCAGCTGGAGCAG AGCATTGTGTCCAAACTGGGGCCTCTGCCTCGAATTCTGAGGGACGTCCACACAGCACTGAGCACCCCGGGCAGTGGGCAGCTCACAGGGACCAACGACCTGGCCTCCACGCCTGGCtctggcagcagcagcatctcagCTGGGCTGCAGAAGATGGTGATCGAGAATGATCTCTCTGG TCTGATAGATTTCACCCGGTTACCGTCTCCAACCCCCGAAAACAAGGACTTGTTTTTTGTCACAAGGTCCTCCGGGGTCCAGCCCTCACCTGCCCGCAGCTCGAGTTATTCGGAAGCCAACGAGCCCGATCTTCAGATGGCCAACGGTGGCAAGAGCCTATCCATGGTGGACCTCCAAGACGCCCGCACGCTGGACGGGGAGGCGGGCTCCCCGGCGGGCCCTGACGCCCTCACCACCGACGGGCAGACACCTGCAACTCAGCTGGTGGCTGGGTGGCCAGCCCGGGCAGCCCCAGTGAGCCTGGCAGGGCTGGCCACTGTCCGGCGGGCAGGCCAGACGCCAACCACGCCGGGTACCTCCGAAGgcgcaccaggccggccccagctgTTGGCACCGCTCTCCTTCCAGAACCCCGTGTACCAGATGGCGGCTGGCCTGCCGCTGTCGCCCCGTGGCCTTGGCGACTCAGGCTCTGAGGGTCACAGCTCCCTGAGCTCCCACAGCAACAGTGAGGAGTTGGCGGCTGCTGCCAAGCTGGGAAGTTTCAGCAGTGCTGCCGAGGAGCTTGGGCGGCGGCCTGGGGAGCTGGCACGGCGGCAGATGTCGCTGACTGAAAAGGCCGGGCAGCCCACGGTGCCAAGGCAGAACAGCGCTGGTCCCCAGCGAAGGATCGATCAGCCTCCACCCCCGCCGCCTCCACCACCTCCTGCCCCGCGTGGCCGGACGCCACCCACCCTGCTGAGCACCCTGCAGTACCCACGGCCCTCAAGCGGAACCCTGGCATCGGCCTCGCCTGATTGGGCTGGCCCTGGAGCCCGGCTGCGGCAACAGTCCTCCTCCTCCAAGGGCGATAGCCCTGAGCTGAAGCCTCGTGCGGTGCACAAGCAG GACCTGGCAGTGCTGCAGGACAAGTTGCGAATCTCCACCAAGAAGCTGGAGGAGTATGAGACCCTGTTCAAGTGCCAGGAGGAGACGACGCAGAAGCTGGTGCTGGAGTACCAGGCACGGCTCGAGGAGGGTGAGGAGCGGCTACGGCGGCAGCAGGAAGACAAGGACATCCAGATGAAGGGCATCATCAGCAG